The [Eubacterium] siraeum genome contains a region encoding:
- a CDS encoding DUF1292 domain-containing protein, which yields MSEIENITDNDLDTAEYIDLEDENGDTVTFELIGRIEVDGCSYCAVIPEEEDENADSDVYVILKEVNKNDEVYLSTIDDDKEYDRIAKEFFNVFEELDEEEE from the coding sequence ATGTCAGAAATCGAAAACATCACAGACAACGACTTAGACACTGCCGAATATATAGACCTCGAGGACGAAAACGGCGATACCGTTACATTTGAGCTTATCGGACGCATTGAGGTTGACGGTTGCTCATACTGCGCCGTTATTCCCGAAGAAGAAGACGAGAACGCCGACAGCGACGTTTACGTTATCCTGAAGGAAGTAAACAAGAACGATGAGGTTTACCTGTCAACAATAGATGACGATAAAGAATATGACCGTATAGCCAAGGAATTCTTCAACGTGTTTGAGGAGCTTGACGAAGAGGAAGAATAA
- a CDS encoding class I mannose-6-phosphate isomerase, translating to MEILKLNAPCKDYIWGGNRLREEYGKVSDADKIAESWELSCHKDGQSVIANGKDKGKTLSEYVAENKNALGTACGRFEYFPILIKLIDAKDNLSVQVHPDNDYAMRVEGEYGKTEMWYIVDCEEGSQLIYGFDKEISREEFADRIKNNTLLEVTNNVPVHKGDVFFIESGTLHAIGKGILIAEIQQNSNTTYRVYDYGRVGKDGKPRELHIEKAIDVTELCPPKYDTKPQGKPVKIDGGEETLLRSCEYFDVHKIKVSGTVTLDADEKSFMSVLVLDGSGKIGELDAKKGDSFFVPAGYGRFTLTGNLEVILSDIV from the coding sequence ATGGAAATATTAAAACTCAATGCGCCCTGCAAGGATTATATCTGGGGCGGTAACAGATTAAGAGAGGAATACGGCAAGGTATCAGACGCAGATAAGATAGCTGAGAGCTGGGAGCTGTCCTGCCATAAGGACGGTCAGAGCGTTATTGCAAACGGCAAGGACAAAGGCAAGACGCTTTCCGAGTATGTAGCGGAAAACAAGAATGCACTCGGTACAGCCTGCGGCAGATTCGAGTATTTCCCCATACTTATAAAGCTTATTGACGCAAAGGATAACCTGTCTGTACAGGTACACCCCGACAATGATTATGCCATGCGTGTAGAGGGCGAGTACGGCAAGACGGAAATGTGGTATATCGTTGACTGCGAGGAAGGCTCACAGCTTATATACGGCTTTGATAAAGAAATTTCAAGAGAAGAGTTTGCGGACAGAATAAAGAACAACACCTTACTTGAGGTCACTAACAATGTTCCCGTACATAAGGGAGATGTGTTCTTCATCGAGTCGGGTACGCTCCACGCTATCGGCAAGGGCATACTTATTGCCGAGATTCAGCAGAACAGCAATACGACATACAGAGTATATGACTACGGCAGAGTAGGCAAGGACGGAAAGCCCAGAGAGCTTCATATAGAAAAGGCTATAGACGTTACCGAGCTTTGCCCTCCGAAATATGATACAAAGCCTCAGGGCAAGCCTGTAAAGATAGACGGCGGCGAGGAAACATTGCTCCGCAGCTGTGAATATTTCGATGTTCATAAAATCAAGGTTTCAGGAACAGTAACGCTTGACGCAGACGAAAAGTCGTTTATGTCGGTGCTGGTGCTTGACGGCAGCGGTAAGATCGGTGAGCTTGACGCAAAGAAGGGCGACAGCTTCTTTGTTCCTGCAGGCTACGGCAGATTTACTCTTACGGGTAATCTTGAGGTAATTCTTTCTGATATAGTTTAA
- the tnpA gene encoding IS200/IS605 family transposase, whose translation MNDNHSLSHSKWNCKYHIVFAPKYRRQVVYGQLKADIGKILRTLCEQKKVNIIEAEACPDHIHMLVEIPPNISVAQFMGYLKGKSSLMIFDRHANLKYKYGNRHFWCRGYYVDTVGKNKKAIEEYIRNQLTEDIANDQITLKEYIDPFTGSKNQ comes from the coding sequence ATGAATGACAATCATAGTTTATCACATTCGAAGTGGAATTGCAAGTATCACATAGTATTCGCACCGAAATACCGAAGGCAGGTAGTGTACGGGCAGTTGAAAGCAGATATAGGGAAAATACTGCGAACATTATGTGAACAGAAAAAAGTGAATATAATCGAAGCAGAAGCATGCCCGGATCACATACATATGTTGGTGGAAATACCACCGAACATAAGTGTAGCGCAGTTTATGGGGTATCTAAAAGGAAAGAGCTCATTGATGATATTTGATAGGCATGCAAATTTGAAATACAAGTATGGGAATCGGCATTTCTGGTGCAGAGGATATTACGTAGATACAGTAGGAAAGAACAAAAAGGCAATAGAAGAATACATAAGAAACCAACTTACAGAAGATATAGCAAACGATCAAATAACACTGAAAGAGTATATTGACCCGTTTACGGGTAGCAAGAACCAGTAA
- a CDS encoding lactate utilization protein has protein sequence MTKGTDDMNENVKAALKKRAEKVISALEKNNMKGYLVDTPDEAKQIIKELIKDDKLIVSGGTMTLKETGIQDFLNENYSGIYIDREKLSPDEVNDLYRKAFSADTYFASTNAITEYGELYNVDGTGNRVAAMIFGPKQVIIVAGLNKIVTDLHSAVDRLETIASPANCVRLGRNTPCAKTGRCAHCLSPDRICNDYVIMAHQRDKDRIKVILISDEYGY, from the coding sequence ATGACGAAAGGAACTGATGATATGAACGAAAATGTAAAAGCCGCACTCAAAAAAAGAGCGGAAAAGGTAATATCCGCCCTCGAAAAGAACAATATGAAGGGCTATCTTGTCGATACTCCCGACGAGGCTAAGCAGATAATAAAGGAGCTTATAAAGGACGACAAGCTGATAGTTTCCGGCGGAACAATGACGCTCAAAGAAACCGGCATTCAGGATTTTTTGAACGAAAACTACAGCGGTATCTACATTGACCGTGAAAAGCTCTCTCCCGATGAGGTAAACGACCTTTACAGAAAGGCTTTTTCTGCCGACACCTACTTTGCAAGCACTAATGCGATAACCGAATACGGCGAATTATACAACGTAGACGGCACCGGCAACCGTGTAGCCGCTATGATATTCGGACCGAAGCAGGTAATCATTGTTGCCGGCTTAAACAAGATTGTAACAGACCTCCACTCAGCCGTTGACCGTCTTGAAACGATTGCATCTCCCGCAAACTGCGTAAGGCTCGGCAGAAACACCCCATGTGCAAAGACAGGCAGATGTGCGCACTGCTTAAGCCCCGACAGGATTTGCAACGATTATGTCATAATGGCTCATCAGCGTGACAAGGACAGAATAAAAGTAATCCTCATCTCCGACGAATACGGCTACTAA
- a CDS encoding replication-associated recombination protein A, whose translation MPLADRIRPSTLDEVVGQRHILAQGKPLYNIISRGKIPNMIFYGPSGVGKTTVANIIAQKTSMSLYRLNGTQASTSDIKDVVANLGTFGAAGGILLFLDEIQYLNKKQQQTLLEYIESGEITLIASTTENPYFYVYSAVLSRCTVFEFKQVTAEDILPAVERAFRLMGEEMHTQFTLEEGVVSHIAYGCGGDVRKAANTVELCCLSSEDDTVTMETAKLLTQKSSMNYDRDGDHHYDILSGLQKSIRGSDENAALHYAARLLAAGDITSLCRRLLVIASEDIGLAYPMAVPIVKACVDSALQLGLPEARIPLGEAVVLLATSPKSNSAYLGINAAMQDVEDGKTGDIPRQLQNKHYDGEGNAVKGQHYLYPHDYPDHYVKQQYLPDAIKDRVYYTFGDNKFEQQSKVYWDKIKGKK comes from the coding sequence ATGCCGTTAGCAGACAGAATACGTCCTTCGACGCTTGATGAGGTTGTTGGACAAAGGCACATCTTAGCGCAGGGAAAACCGCTTTACAATATCATCAGCAGGGGAAAGATACCCAATATGATATTCTACGGTCCGTCGGGTGTGGGCAAAACCACTGTGGCAAATATTATCGCCCAAAAAACAAGTATGAGTCTGTACAGGCTGAACGGTACGCAGGCATCGACATCTGACATAAAGGACGTTGTTGCGAATTTAGGGACATTCGGTGCGGCAGGCGGAATTCTGCTTTTCCTTGACGAGATACAATATCTCAATAAAAAGCAGCAGCAGACACTGCTCGAATATATCGAGAGCGGAGAAATAACGCTGATTGCATCTACGACGGAGAATCCGTATTTCTATGTATACAGTGCCGTTCTTTCACGCTGTACCGTGTTTGAATTCAAGCAGGTGACGGCGGAGGATATACTTCCTGCGGTGGAACGTGCATTCAGGCTTATGGGCGAGGAGATGCACACGCAGTTCACGCTTGAGGAAGGCGTTGTAAGCCATATTGCTTACGGCTGCGGCGGCGATGTGAGAAAGGCGGCAAATACTGTAGAGCTTTGCTGTCTTTCGAGCGAGGACGATACGGTGACGATGGAAACCGCAAAGCTGCTTACGCAGAAGAGCAGTATGAACTACGACCGTGACGGCGATCATCATTATGATATTCTGTCGGGGCTGCAGAAGTCGATAAGAGGCTCGGATGAAAATGCGGCGCTTCATTATGCGGCACGTTTGCTTGCGGCAGGGGATATTACCTCGCTTTGCAGGCGGCTTCTTGTTATAGCGAGCGAGGATATAGGGCTTGCGTATCCTATGGCGGTGCCGATAGTAAAGGCTTGCGTTGACAGTGCATTACAGCTTGGGCTTCCTGAGGCGAGGATACCGCTGGGCGAAGCGGTCGTTCTGCTTGCGACATCGCCGAAGTCCAACAGTGCGTATCTCGGTATAAATGCCGCTATGCAGGATGTCGAGGACGGCAAAACAGGAGATATACCCAGACAGCTTCAGAACAAGCATTATGACGGAGAGGGCAATGCGGTGAAGGGTCAGCATTATCTTTATCCGCACGACTATCCGGATCATTATGTAAAACAGCAGTATCTGCCCGACGCTATAAAGGACAGGGTCTATTATACGTTCGGCGATAACAAATTCGAACAGCAGTCAAAGGTGTATTGGGATAAGATAAAAGGGAAGAAGTAA
- a CDS encoding sulfite exporter TauE/SafE family protein: protein MNSKRKRKSDRTEKYTHLLYGSICGFLNGLFGSGGGTVAVPAFEKNGTEPKKAHASSVALIFVLSLVTAVIYLINGKLDFGTALEYIPYGLIGAILGSFLLGKIPDRLIRIIFGLLMIASGVRMIL from the coding sequence ATGAACAGTAAACGTAAACGAAAATCCGACCGCACAGAAAAGTACACCCATCTGCTTTACGGCTCGATTTGCGGCTTTCTGAACGGTCTGTTCGGCTCCGGCGGCGGAACTGTCGCCGTACCTGCCTTTGAGAAAAACGGCACAGAGCCGAAAAAAGCCCACGCTTCCTCGGTCGCCCTGATATTCGTACTGAGCCTTGTCACCGCCGTTATATATTTAATAAATGGAAAACTGGATTTCGGCACAGCGTTGGAATATATACCCTACGGGCTTATCGGTGCGATACTTGGCTCTTTTCTTCTCGGAAAAATCCCCGACAGACTGATAAGGATAATATTCGGTCTTCTTATGATTGCAAGCGGAGTGAGGATGATATTATGA
- a CDS encoding serine hydroxymethyltransferase gives MYSNLVDTIGFLKGIDPDVADAMDKELARQKRNLELIASENIVSPAVMAAMGSVLTNKYAEGYPGKRYYGGCEDVDIVENIAIERACKLFGAKYANVQAHSGAQANTAVYFALLNPGDTVMGMSLAHGGHLTHGSPVNISGKYFNFVPYGLDEETGRLNYDNILALAKENKPKMIVAGASAYPRAIDFEKLSAIAKEVGAYLMVDMAHIAGLVAGGQHMSPVPYADVVTTTTHKTLRGPRGGLILTNDEELAKKINKAIFPGIQGGPLMHVIAAKAVCFGEALKPEFTEYAKQIVKNASVLADSLLEKGFNLVSGGTDNHLMLVDLQPFNITGKELEKKLDEVYITVNKNAIPNDPQSPFVTSGVRIGTPAVTTRGLKEDDMKQIAQCIYLTATDFDNSADKVRETVTEICRKYPLYE, from the coding sequence ATGTACAGTAATTTAGTTGACACGATCGGCTTTCTCAAGGGAATAGATCCCGATGTTGCTGACGCAATGGACAAGGAGCTTGCCCGTCAGAAAAGAAATCTTGAGCTTATTGCAAGTGAGAATATCGTTTCTCCTGCTGTTATGGCGGCTATGGGAAGCGTTCTTACGAACAAGTATGCTGAGGGATACCCCGGCAAGCGTTATTACGGCGGATGCGAGGACGTTGATATAGTTGAGAATATCGCTATTGAACGTGCCTGCAAGCTGTTCGGAGCAAAGTATGCGAATGTACAGGCTCACTCCGGCGCACAGGCTAACACGGCGGTTTATTTTGCACTGCTGAATCCCGGCGACACGGTAATGGGTATGAGCCTTGCTCACGGCGGACACCTTACACACGGTTCTCCCGTTAACATTTCGGGCAAATACTTCAACTTCGTACCTTACGGACTTGATGAGGAAACCGGCAGACTGAATTACGACAATATACTTGCACTTGCCAAGGAGAATAAGCCCAAGATGATCGTTGCGGGTGCGAGCGCATATCCCAGAGCAATTGACTTTGAAAAGCTCTCGGCTATTGCTAAGGAAGTCGGCGCATATCTTATGGTAGATATGGCGCACATTGCAGGTCTTGTTGCAGGCGGTCAGCATATGTCGCCCGTGCCTTATGCAGATGTTGTGACTACTACAACGCATAAGACGCTGAGAGGACCTCGTGGCGGACTTATCCTTACAAATGACGAGGAGCTTGCAAAGAAGATCAACAAGGCTATATTCCCCGGCATACAGGGCGGACCTTTAATGCACGTTATCGCCGCTAAGGCTGTATGCTTCGGCGAGGCGCTGAAGCCCGAATTTACCGAATATGCAAAGCAGATTGTAAAGAACGCATCCGTTCTTGCCGATTCTCTGCTTGAAAAGGGATTCAATCTTGTATCGGGCGGTACAGACAACCACCTTATGCTTGTTGACCTCCAGCCTTTCAATATCACAGGTAAAGAGCTTGAGAAGAAGCTCGACGAGGTGTATATCACAGTTAACAAGAATGCTATACCCAACGATCCTCAGAGTCCTTTCGTAACGAGCGGCGTGCGCATCGGTACACCTGCGGTTACCACAAGAGGATTAAAGGAAGACGATATGAAGCAGATTGCACAGTGCATCTATCTTACTGCGACCGACTTTGACAACAGCGCCGACAAGGTAAGAGAAACAGTAACTGAGATCTGCAGAAAGTACCCTCTGTACGAATAA
- a CDS encoding ribose-phosphate pyrophosphokinase: MTASARDIIFNHSERVAPLGLIAIPGSEELGKKVNDYLVTWSREAGYDYDNFLIENECPRFSSGDGKALIKNTVRGYDVYIIADFGNYSLEYPLFGRMNRMSPDDHFQNLKRIIQAIGGKAHRINVITPILYGGRQHRRNYRESLDCAVALQELQNMGVSNIIAFDAHDPRVCNAVPLMGFDNIIPTYQVLKALFKYVNDFKMDTDHFMVVSPDEGALNRNMYYSSVLGVDLGMFYKRRDYSQVVNGRNPIVAHEYLGNSVEGKDVFIADDIISSGESMLDIAIELKKRNAKRIFAYATYPIFTNGLEAFDKAYADGKIDYVFGTNLSYRTPELLSREWFCEVDVSKYLSYLIMALNHDMSISKVIDPHQKISALLEKHKND; the protein is encoded by the coding sequence ATGACAGCATCTGCAAGAGATATTATTTTTAATCACTCGGAGAGAGTAGCTCCGCTCGGACTTATTGCTATACCCGGTTCTGAGGAGCTTGGCAAAAAGGTCAACGATTACCTTGTAACATGGTCAAGAGAAGCAGGCTACGATTATGATAATTTTCTCATTGAGAACGAATGCCCCAGATTTTCTTCCGGTGACGGTAAGGCTCTTATCAAGAACACTGTAAGAGGTTATGATGTTTATATTATTGCCGATTTCGGCAACTACAGCCTTGAATATCCGCTGTTCGGCAGAATGAACCGTATGTCGCCCGACGATCACTTCCAGAACCTCAAGCGTATCATACAGGCTATCGGCGGTAAGGCTCACCGTATCAACGTTATCACACCTATACTTTACGGCGGAAGACAGCACAGAAGAAACTACAGAGAGTCGCTTGACTGCGCTGTAGCGCTTCAGGAGCTTCAGAATATGGGCGTTTCCAATATCATTGCGTTTGACGCTCACGACCCCAGAGTATGCAACGCAGTTCCCCTGATGGGCTTTGATAATATAATCCCCACATATCAGGTGCTGAAGGCTCTGTTCAAGTATGTAAATGACTTCAAGATGGATACTGATCATTTTATGGTTGTCAGCCCCGATGAAGGTGCGCTCAACAGAAATATGTACTATTCATCTGTCCTTGGTGTAGACCTCGGTATGTTCTATAAAAGACGTGACTATTCGCAGGTAGTAAACGGTCGTAACCCTATCGTAGCTCACGAATATCTCGGTAACTCGGTAGAGGGCAAGGACGTGTTCATTGCGGACGATATTATTTCATCGGGCGAATCTATGCTTGATATTGCTATTGAGCTTAAGAAGCGTAACGCAAAGAGAATTTTTGCATATGCGACATATCCTATCTTCACAAACGGTCTTGAAGCGTTTGACAAGGCCTATGCCGACGGTAAGATCGACTATGTGTTCGGTACAAACCTTTCCTACAGAACGCCCGAACTGCTCAGCAGGGAATGGTTCTGCGAGGTTGACGTGTCGAAGTATCTGTCATATCTGATTATGGCTCTTAACCACGATATGTCTATCAGCAAGGTAATTGATCCTCACCAGAAGATAAGCGCTTTACTTGAAAAGCACAAGAACGACTGA
- the fsa gene encoding fructose-6-phosphate aldolase: protein MKLFIDTANVDDIRRANDMGIICGVTTNPSLIAKEGRDFKQVVKEITEIVDGPVSAEVISLEADKMVEEALPLAAIHKNIVIKLPMCEEGLKACKQLTAKGIKTNVTLVFSAAQALLAARAGATFVSPFLGRLDDIGMEGMNLIEEIVDIFNAQGIETEIIAASIRNPMHVTQAARLGCDIATVPMNVLLQMLKHPLTDNGIDRFLKDWEGFTSKQK, encoded by the coding sequence ATGAAACTTTTTATCGACACAGCCAACGTTGATGACATCAGACGTGCCAATGATATGGGCATTATCTGCGGTGTTACCACAAACCCCTCTCTTATCGCTAAAGAGGGAAGAGATTTCAAGCAGGTAGTAAAGGAAATCACAGAAATCGTAGACGGTCCTGTTTCAGCCGAAGTAATTTCGCTTGAAGCAGACAAGATGGTCGAGGAGGCTCTGCCCCTTGCCGCTATACATAAGAATATCGTTATAAAGCTCCCTATGTGCGAGGAGGGTCTTAAGGCCTGCAAGCAGCTTACCGCAAAGGGTATAAAGACAAACGTTACTCTCGTATTCTCAGCCGCTCAGGCACTTCTTGCCGCAAGAGCAGGCGCTACATTTGTAAGCCCGTTCCTCGGCAGACTTGACGATATAGGCATGGAAGGCATGAACCTTATCGAAGAGATCGTTGACATATTCAATGCACAGGGCATTGAAACAGAGATTATCGCCGCATCTATCCGTAACCCGATGCACGTTACACAGGCGGCAAGACTCGGATGTGATATTGCAACCGTTCCTATGAACGTACTTCTCCAGATGCTTAAGCACCCCCTTACCGACAACGGTATCGACAGGTTCCTTAAGGACTGGGAAGGATTCACTTCCAAGCAGAAGTAA
- a CDS encoding helix-turn-helix transcriptional regulator produces MMIMVCKSVSEAVSRRILQLCRDKNITVNKLATLSAVTQSTVNDIINMKSKNIGIVTLKKLCDGLQISITDFFDDDMFRNLEQEIY; encoded by the coding sequence ATGATGATAATGGTATGCAAATCTGTTTCCGAAGCAGTTTCAAGGCGAATTTTACAGCTATGCAGGGATAAAAACATAACCGTAAACAAGCTGGCAACTCTTTCGGCTGTTACCCAATCGACCGTAAACGACATAATCAATATGAAATCCAAAAATATCGGTATAGTAACTTTGAAAAAGCTCTGCGACGGACTACAGATAAGCATTACGGATTTTTTCGATGACGATATGTTCAGAAATCTTGAACAGGAAATATACTGA
- a CDS encoding sulfite exporter TauE/SafE family protein, with the protein MNILVGILTGATASMGLGGGFILLVYLSVFTEIPQDIAQGINLLFFLPIALLSLVIHIKNKLTDLKLVGKYLILGLPCAVAGSYVAGITDVAVLRKLFGIFVLYIGINQLYVSFSNKPCKIKTTR; encoded by the coding sequence ATGAATATTTTAGTGGGAATACTCACAGGAGCCACTGCGTCAATGGGGCTTGGCGGAGGTTTTATTCTGCTCGTGTATCTTTCGGTATTCACTGAAATACCGCAGGATATTGCGCAAGGTATAAACCTTCTTTTCTTTCTCCCCATTGCACTGCTCTCCCTTGTCATACACATTAAAAACAAGCTGACAGACTTAAAGCTTGTGGGGAAATATCTTATACTCGGACTTCCCTGTGCCGTTGCAGGAAGCTATGTTGCAGGAATTACGGATGTGGCTGTTCTGCGAAAGCTGTTCGGCATATTCGTTTTATATATCGGGATAAATCAGCTATACGTCAGCTTTTCAAATAAACCGTGCAAAATCAAAACCACGCGTTGA